Proteins encoded together in one Carya illinoinensis cultivar Pawnee chromosome 3, C.illinoinensisPawnee_v1, whole genome shotgun sequence window:
- the LOC122304488 gene encoding uncharacterized protein LOC122304488: MTEFLQQNFRPEQGEQSRAVQVGCTYEHFLAHRTLTFTGEEDPLWVGKWIKDLERTFEVCSCIEAQQVLYASYLLQGDAADWWETKREMLVMELGSFASVSWQRFKNEFNDRFFPISMRGQEAREFSSLGGAQCFNCGQLGHFARECPNSVQGSRGGHRGGRTNQRQVVQARIYAVTPGEVDDGAPKTHDAGVITGASQLFLSSTFAWIRNLVMEPLSKSLVVTLPNGEVVWCSKVMLGCPLDFGGRTLDADLVVFKLLEFDIILGIDWLYRYSANINCRSQVISFQLPDEFLDVLVDELPGLPLVRELEFAIDLEPGAALVHKAPYRMAPIELKELNVQLQ; this comes from the exons ATGACAGAATTTCTTCAGCAAAATTTTCGACCAGAGCAAGGAGAGCAGAGTAGAGCGGTGCAagttggatgcacctatgagcactttTTAGCACATAGAACCCTGACTTTCACGGGTGAAGAAGATCCACTTTGGGTTGGAAAGTGGATTAAAGATTTGGAGAGAACATTTGAAGTTTGTAGTTGCATTGAGGCACAACAAGTGCTGTATGCAAGTTACTTGCTACAAGGTGATGCAGCTGATTGGTGGGAGACCAAGAGGGAAATGTTAGTGATGGAGTTGGGGTCTTTTGCTTCTgtgtcctggcagcgcttcaagaatgaatttaatgaCCGTTTCTTTCCTATTTCTATGAGGGGACAAGAGGCAAGAGAATTTAGTAGCCTG GGTGGGGCTCAGTGTTTTAATTGTGGCCAACTGggacactttgctcgtgagtgtcctaaCTCAGTTCAAGGAAGTCGTGGAGGTCATCGTGGCGGTAGGACTAATCAGAGACAAGTGGTGCAAGCTCGGATATATGCTGTTACTCCTGGAGAAGTTGACGACGGGGCACCAAAGACGCACGATGCTGGggtgattacag gTGCATCTCAATTGTTTTTGTCTTCTACTTTCGCATGGATACGCAATCTGGTTATGGAGCCCTTGTCAAAATCGTTGGTAGTGACTCTCCCAAacggtgaagtggtgtggtgttctaaAGTTATGTTGGGCTGTCCATTGGATTTTGGTGGAAGGACACTCGATGCGGATTTGGTTGTGTTCAAATTGTTGGagtttgatattattcttggaATTGATTGGCTGTATCGATATTCTGCAAATATCAATTGTAGAAGTCaagtaattagctttcaactcCCGGATG AATTTCTTGATGTGTTGGTGGATGAATTGCCTGGGTTACCTCTTGTTCGTGAGTTGGAGTTCGCTAttgatttggaacctggagcagctCTTGTGCACAAGGCtccttaccgtatggcaccaATTGAGTTAAAAGAGTTGAATGTTCAGTTGCAATaa